ATAAGAATAAATTTGGGAAACTGATTGGAAGCAGGGGAGGACGGGCGGAAGGCCGCAAGTGGAAGGTTAAATTGAGGCCGGCTTCTCTCAGTTCTTGGAAGTACGAAGGGGAGTTAGTTTTGTAAGCTCCGTTAGTTGCCTGACCATGTAGGCCTTGTACCTCTTTGCAGAGAGAGCCAGGTAGAACTCCGCGAACAAATTGACAACCTAGCTACAGGTGAGTGAGCATCCCCGTATACCCGGAATCCTCCCAACTCATTTTCAGGACCTTATGTTTTGCCAACCGCTGGGCTGGGTTCTGTCACTTTTTTCCAGGACAGCAGGGTTGCCAAAGGACTCCTTCCAGGCATGTCTGAAGTCTGTATAGGCAGTGGCCCATGTGGGTGCAGGAGTGTTTTCCATCCCATTACTAGCCCACTTTCCCTAAGAAGAGATGAGCCATTAGATGTTAGTTGCACCTTActtccacctccagaactgtgccGTATCAATGAGGATCAGAAGGTGGCCCTGGATCTCGACCCTTATGTTAAGAAGCTGCTTAATGCCCGCCGACGAGTTGTCTTGGTCAACAACATCCTACAGAATGCCCAGGTAAAAGAATTTTCTACCAACAGTgattctttgctttgctttgcaaATCCTCAACACAGTGAGtcaccataattttaaaaatctttggggAAAGGAGCTGTCAACTAGTGTCAGCTATAATAAACTCACTGGCCTCATTTTCAATATCCAGTTGCTGTCgtttacattcttttatttttaaagatgaccgataaggggatcttaacctttgacttgttgtcagcaccacgccaaccgaccatccctatatgggatctgaacccgtggtcttggcgttatcagcaccacactctcccgagtgagccacgggccagcccctacaTTCTTATATATACCTTAGAAGACTGACTTTTAGATGAACCAAGGCTAAGATATTTTTCAGCACCTAGTTGACTAACCTCTAAAGCCTTTCACAGCAGTTATTAGATTCTAAATCTTCCTTGTCTTGTAGGAACGGCTGAGGCGGCTAAACCACAGTGTTGCTAAGGAAACAGCACGGAGGAGGGCAATGCTGGATTCAGGAGTTTACCCTTCTAGTTCCCCAAGCAAATAACAGGAC
The sequence above is drawn from the Cynocephalus volans isolate mCynVol1 chromosome 8, mCynVol1.pri, whole genome shotgun sequence genome and encodes:
- the SNAPIN gene encoding SNARE-associated protein Snapin; the encoded protein is MAGSGSAAVSGAGTPVAGPTGRDLFAEGLLEFLRPAVQQLDSHVHAVRESQVELREQIDNLATELCRINEDQKVALDLDPYVKKLLNARRRVVLVNNILQNAQERLRRLNHSVAKETARRRAMLDSGVYPSSSPSK